In Osmerus mordax isolate fOsmMor3 chromosome 23, fOsmMor3.pri, whole genome shotgun sequence, one DNA window encodes the following:
- the cnpy3 gene encoding protein canopy homolog 3, with product MIFFASATLLLLLKARVEAVQKIGDDEWVNLPNKCEVCKFVSIEMKSAFDETGKTKEVIERNYRFLDSKGAPPIKYVKSDIRFIEVVENVCQRLTEYSLHKERQGSNRFAKGMSETFSTLHGLVHKGVKVVMDIPYELWNETSAEVADLKKQCDVMVEQYEEVLEEWYKGSQEEDLTTYLCEKHALKGQDQACLKEEWNGKKGDQAAIAEDKKKKKKKKGLKKAKEGGGGEGGDGEGEKSLKKKKEKKVKKRKRSKAAGVPEERGKERVEGGGASSDEDIQGKVSLSGGKTEL from the exons ATGATTTTCTTTGCGAGTGCGACGCTGTTGTTGTTACTGAAGGCGAGGGTCGAGGCGGTACAGAAGATAGGTGACGATGAATGGGTCAATCTACCCAACAAATGtgaag tGTGTAAGTTCGTCAGTATAGAGATGAAGTCGGCGTTCGATGAGACAGGGAAGACCAAGGAGGTCATCGAGAGGAACTACCGTTTCCTTGACTCCAAGGGGGCTCCGCCAATCAAATATGTGAagtc ggaCATCCGCTTCATCGAGGTGGTGGAGAATGTGTGTCAGAGGTTGACAGAGTACAGTCTGCACAAGGAGAGGCAAGGAAGCAACCGCTTTGccaag ggcatGTCAGAGACCTTCTCCACCCTGCACGGGCTGGTCCATAAGGGGGTGAAGGTGGTGATGGACATCCCCTACGAGCTCTGGAACGAGACCTCCGCAGAGGTGGCCGACCTCAAGAAACAg tgtgacgTCATGGTGGAGCAGTATGAGGAGGTGTTGGAGGAGTGGTACAAGGGGAGCCAGGAGGAGGACCTCACCACCTACCTGTGTGAGAAACATGCCCTGAAGGGACAGGaccaag ccTGTCTGAAGGAGGAGTGGAACGGAAAGAAGGGCGACCAGGCGGCCATCGCggaggacaagaagaagaagaagaagaagaaggggttGAAGAAAgcgaaggagggtggaggaggagagggtggagacggggagggagagaagtcgctgaagaagaagaaagagaagaaggtgaagaagaggaagaggagcaagGCTGCGGGGGtgccggaggagagggggaaggagagggtggagggagggggggcgtcgTCGGACGAGGACATCCAGGGGAAGGTGTCCCTGTCTGGGGGAAAGACTGAGCTGTGA
- the LOC136967984 gene encoding LOW QUALITY PROTEIN: FERM domain-containing protein 7 (The sequence of the model RefSeq protein was modified relative to this genomic sequence to represent the inferred CDS: inserted 5 bases in 3 codons; deleted 8 bases in 7 codons): MSEEQSILGGDFFNKVCGHLKLLEKEYFGLEFRHHSGSYVWLELLKPLAKQIKYSSDLFFRFMVKFFPPDPGQLQRGLTRYLFALQVRQDLSNGSLTCNDNSAALLVSHILQSELGDYDEELDVHHLEMKPYVPNQEYLDHTIIRFHKRHRGSSPADSDVQLLEVARKLDMYGIRPHPAHDGEGVRLNLAVTHSGVLVFQGNAKINTFSWAKIRKLSFKRKHFLIILHDKVGPSRKDTVEFSMASRDVCKAFWRMCVEYHAFFRFGRGASEETQDPSSSSKGSSFRYSGRTQKQLLECVETTEKRRTHLERSYSTSDYDSRQCRSSPDLLTDVSKQVYEQSHPFPPVRPAXLAHSEEEVEQESGRGPSAGRSATEGDLLCGAAEVPPTSLPPIVRPRPRQGPASTSGGERAGRVGGGHRRGGYHGNRVRRRQNAHAETQQLVLLYPRNPAFQFRPVLPSFPHWLATPRGHAYLADGAVTSLERLPQVRRRDHAHYGRCCPAPSLYTSRNSSSLSPLSDGNTRPPXGLGLARVVQPRSRRLGCGAAWRRGHYSDDRQLPARPPPSSPPANPDVKFPRLLSSNPASEFRPLGYYPHLSRPTRPTYLPLDSSPLPHRPSSLCVLGGARGGSYSDSDPEVFYPYYCXPPPLARVVRSTGLARMGYSSGSLQLEEEEEGEEEEAERGVLVTNGIRFFDDMLFLNKTQS, translated from the exons ATGAgtgaagag CAAAGCATTCTGGGAGGTGATTTCTTCAACAAGGTGTGTGGGCACCTGAAGCTTCTGGAAAAGGAATATTTTGGACTGGAGTTCAGACATCACAGTGGCAGCtac GTGTGGTTGGAGCTACTGAAACCCCTCGCTAAGCAGATCAAGT acTCCAGTGACCTGTTCTTCAGGTTCATGGTGAAGTTCTTCCCCCCTGATCCTGGACAGCTGCAAAGGGGACTAACcag GTACCTGTTTGCTCTGCAGGTCAGGCAGGACCTGTCTAACGGTAGTCTGACCTGCAACGACAACAGCGCCGCCCTGCTGGTCTCACACATACTGCAGT cagAGTTGGGGGACTATGATGAGGAGCTGGATGTTCACCACCTGGAGATGAAGCCTTATGTTCCCAACCAGGAATACCTGGACCATACCATCATACGCTTCCACAAgagacacag gggctcCAGCCCTGCTGACTCTGACGTCCAGCTGCTGGAGGTGGCTCGGAAGCTGGACATGTACGGCATCAGACCCCACCCCGCCCACGACGGGGAGGGGGTCCGCCTCAACCTGGCTGTCACACACTCTGGAGTACTTGtgttccag GGAAACGCCAAGATCAACACGTTCAGCTGGGCCAAGAtcaggaagctgagcttcaagaGGAAACACTTCCTCATCATA CTGCACGACAAAGTTGGG ccgtcTCGTAAGGACACGGTGGAG TTCTCCATGGCGAGCCGGGACGTGTGCAAGGCGttctggaggatgtgtgtggagTACCACGCCTTCTTCCGATTTGGCCGAGGAGCCTCAGAGGAGACACaagacccctcctcctccagcaaggGCTCCAGCTTCAGATACag tggcagGACTCAGAAGCAGCTACTGGAGTGTGTGGAGACCACAGAGAAGAGACGCACACACCTCGAAag gtcGTACAGCACCTCAGACTATGACTCCAGACAGTGTCGTTCATCTCCAGACCTGCTCACTGACGTCTCTAAACAG gTGTACGAGCAGTCTCACCCGTTCCCCCCGGTCCGGCCGG CCCTGGCTCACagcgaggaggaagtggagcagGAAAGTGGGCGTGGACCAAGCGCAGGTCGCTCGGCAACGGAGGGTGATCTTCTCTGCGGAGCTGCAGAGGTCCCGCCCACAAGCCTTCCCCCAATCGTCCGCCCTCGCCCAAGACAAGGTCCCGCCTCCACGTCGGGGGGTGAGAGGGcggggagagtaggggggggTCACAGACGGGGGGGTTACCACGGAAACAGGGTCAGGCGTCGCCAGAACGCTCACGCCGAAACGCAACAGCTGGTC CTCCTGTATCCCAGAAACCCCGCCTTTCAGTTCAGA CCCGTCCTACCCTCGTTCCCACATTGGCTAGCTACCCCCCGCGGCCACGCCTACCTGGCTGACGGAGCCGTCACCTCATTGGAGCGTCTGCCCCAGGTGCGACGCCGAGACCACGCCCACTATGGACGCTGTTGTCCCGCCCCCTCTCTGTACACGAGCCGCAATTCGTCCTCTCTGTCGCCGCTCTCAGACGGCAACACCCGCCCCCC AGGGCTAGGATTGGCCAGGGTGGTCCAACCCAGAAGCAGGCGATTGGGATGTGGGGCCGCGTGGAGGCGGGGGCATTACAGCGACGACAGGCAGCTTCCTGCCAGGCCTCCCCCGTCGAGCCCACCAGCCAACCCGGACGTCAAGttcccccgcctcctctcctctaaccccGCCTCCGAGTTCCGCCCCCTGGGT TACTACCCCCACCTGTCACGTCCCACCAGGCCCACCTACCTGCCCCTggactcctcccccctgccacaCCGGCCCTCCTCCCTGTGCGTGCtggggggggcccgg gggggAAGCTACAGTGACTCGGACCCCGAGGTGTTCTACCCCTACTACTG GCCCCCCCCGCTGGCCAGGGTGGTACGGTCCACAGGGCTGGCCAGGATG GGCTACTCTTCTGGGAGCCTccaactggaggaggaggaggagggggaggaggaggaggcggagagaggagttttggtcaca AACGGAATTCGGTTCTTCGACGACATGCTGTTCTTGAACAAGACGCAGTCCTAG
- the trpc5a gene encoding LOW QUALITY PROTEIN: short transient receptor potential channel 5a (The sequence of the model RefSeq protein was modified relative to this genomic sequence to represent the inferred CDS: inserted 2 bases in 1 codon; deleted 14 bases in 12 codons; substituted 3 bases at 3 genomic stop codons): protein MRMMWLFETLQSLFWSVFGLLNLYVTNVKARHEFTEFVGATMFGTYNVISLVVLLNMLIAMMNNSYQLIADHADIEWKFARTKLWMSYFDEGGTLPPPFNIVPSPKSTRYLLTWLHLRLCGGRGSTDCSRKHEDLRQFTERHADSLIQNQHYQGLXSEVIRSLVKRXVAAMIRSAKTDEGLTEENFKEFKQDISSFRYEVLDLLGNRRPTRRHYSSSNEAAPRDEGVADDEVARADNDGGGAGRSKVVSFLTPAPPDDPTPKYGVCALVRSISGXPGERGRSWRGGEEELEDGRTEGEEEDEEGKPKSNGVKTTVPSSSSSIPLPPPPLSSSLARTRSRLQRLSAPRSKSDSFKRLGFLFSRKTRPLSLPLRQSPPSYTISDGLLRPLGGHDIGLGQVTRSETHLNRLGRNXPPPSPRRANGRDTLLTMPLPPPCPCQSLHCASNISASSSRLLDSSEDVFEGEGGGGRGGGWVGPCDVIDTCEVLEDSVTTQL, encoded by the exons ATGAGGATGATGTG gttgtttGAGACCCTGCAGTCTCTGTTCTGGTCTGTGTTCGGCCTGCTGAACCTGTACGTCACCAACGTGAAGGCCCGCCACGAGTTCACAGAGTTCGTAGGAGCCACCATGTTTGGAACCTACAACGTCATCTCCCTGGTGGTGCTGCTCAACATGCTGATCGCCATGATGAACAACTCCTACCAGCTCATAGCT GACCATGCAGATATAGAGTGGAAGTTCGCCCGCACCAAGCTGTGGATGAGCTACTTCGACGAGGGGGgcaccttg cccccccccttcaacatCGTGCCCAGTCCCAAGTCCACC AGGTACCTGCTCACCTGGCTCCACCTGCGTCTCtgtggggggcggggcagcACAGACTGCAGCCGCAAGCACGAGGACCTGCGCCAGTTCACC GAGCGCCATGCTGATAGCCTGATACAGAATCAGCATTACCAGGGtctgtgaagt GAAGTGATCCGTAGCTTGGTGAAGAGGTAAGTGGCGGCCATGATACGCAGCGCCAAGACAGACGAGGGGCTGACCGAGGAGAACTTCAAg GAGTTTAAGCAGGACATCTCCAGCTTCCGCTACGAGGTTCTGGATCTCCTAGGCAACCGT CGCCCGACACGTCGCCACTACTCCTCGTCCAATGAAGCT GCTCCGAGGGACGAGGGCGTGGCCGATGACGAGGTGGCCAGGGCCGACAATGATGGGGGCGGAGCCGGGAGGTCAAAGGTCGTGAGTTTCctgacccccgccccccct gacgATCCCACGCCCAAATATGGTGTTTGCGCTCTGGTGCGCTCGATCTCCGgatgaccaggagagagagggaggagctggagaggaggggaggaggagctggag gatgggaggacggagggggaggaggaggatgaggagggcaaGCCAAAGAGTAACGGAGTAAAGACGAcagttccttcctcctcctcctccatc ccccttcctcctcctcccctctcctcctccttggctCGTACGAGGAGCCGTCTGCAGCGC CTCTCCGCCCCCCGCTCCAAGTCAGATTCCTTCAAACGCCTGGGCTTCCTGTTCTCACGCAAAACccgccccctttccctccccctacGCCAATCCCCTCCCTCCTACACCATCTCCGACGGCTTGCTCCGCCCCCTCGGCGGACACGACATCGGCCTG GGTCAGGTGACCCGCAGCGAGACACACCTGAACCGCCTCGGCCGtaa cccgcccccttccccccgGAGGGCCAATGGGAGGGAC ACTCTGCTGaccatgcccctcccccctccttgccCCTGCCAATCGCTGCACTGTGCTTCCAACATC TCCGCCTCCAGCTCCCGCCTCCTG GACTCCAGCGAGGATGTGttcgagggggaggggggcgggggcaggggaggggggtgggtggggcctTGTGATGTCATAGACACTTGCGAAGTCCTTGAGGATTCCGTCACCACTCAACTTTGA